One genomic region from Gossypium hirsutum isolate 1008001.06 chromosome D13, Gossypium_hirsutum_v2.1, whole genome shotgun sequence encodes:
- the LOC107937446 gene encoding WUSCHEL-related homeobox 11 — MEDHGPDPNSPSHVSERSEPVRSRWTPKPEQILILESIFNSGMVNPSKDETVRIRKLLEKFGSVGDANVFYWFQNRRSRSRRRQRQLQASLAAGSEQRNNNPQAQAVYGGGAIQYDSSGAAAAAAMGFAPPPFPVGSSSSCGVMGDDGFENLLSMSAQMGFQELGQSSSVSETSNLHYQTGFITVFINGVPTEVPRGPLDVKAMFGEDVDLVHSSGVPIPVNEFGFLLQTLQHGESYFLVSRVT; from the exons ATGGAAGATCATGGTCCCGACCCTAATAGTCCGAGCCATGTTTCCGAAAGAAGTGAACCAGTGAGATCAAGATGGACGCCAAAACCAGAACAAATCCTCATACTTGAGTCCATCTTCAATAGTGGCATGGTCAACCCTTCAAAAGATGAAACTGTGAGAATAAGAAAGCTGCTTGAGAAATTTGGTTCCGTTGGGGATGCTAATGTCTTCTACTGGTTCCAAAACCGGCGTTCTAGGTCTCGCCGCCGTCAACGCCAGCTGCAAGCCAGCCTCGCAGCAGGTTCAGAACAAAGGAATAACAACCCCCAAGCCCAAGCAGTATACGGTGGGGGTGCAATTCAGTATGACAGCAGTGGTGCGGCGGCTGCTGCCGCCATGGGGTTTGCACCGCCACCTTTCCCCGTCGGTTCCTCCTCTTCTTGCGGTGTTATGGGGGATGATGGGTTCGAGAATCTGCTTTCAATGTCTGCTCAAATGGGGTTTCAAGAACTTGGGCAAAGCTCAAGTGTTTCAGAAACTTCAAATTTGCACTATCAAACTG gattcATCACAGTGTTCATCAATGGAGTTCCAACAGAAGTTCCAAGGGGACCCCTTGATGTGAAAGCCATGTTTGGTGAAGATGTGGACTTGGTTCATTCCTCAGGTGTGCCTATCCCCGTTAACGAGTTTGGCTTTTTACTTCAGACTTTGCAACATGGAGAAAGCTATTTCCTG GTTTCTAGAGTAACTTAA
- the LOC107937454 gene encoding transcription factor MYB54 has translation MEQSNKCLSFEPLENRETMRTAGCDGKNGVWGVEEKGLTLNLDGEEDESNKNSSAVSGCKSGNTKLCSRGHWIPAEDAKLMELVTYYGPQNWNLIAEHLEGRSGKSCRLRWFNQLDPRINKRNFTEEEEEMLLVAHRLHGNKWARIARLFDGRTDNALKNHWHVITARKHREKSGVYKRKKPSSYASRALPKGLGLTIVNSACSASDQSTISSNIYQSAKVSSPVHQMDVSRRCSLFENVATRGIGYVVYQQGLMEAVTSVNRSATSLDSNSEVSAAESVGTNWTSHFISGESCGNGNEKIPFIDFLGVGRAS, from the exons ATGGAACAAAGTAATAAATGTTTGAGCTTTGAGCCATTAGAAAACAGGGAAACTATGAGAACAGCAGGTTGTGATGGAAAGAATGGGGTTTGGGGTGTTGAAGAAAAGGGACTGACTTTGAACTTggatggtgaagaagatgaaagtAATAAGAACTCCAGTGCCGTTTCTGGTTGCAAAAGTGGAAACACTAAACTTTGTTCTAGAGGCCATTGGATACCAGCTGAAGATGCTAAGCTAATGGAGCTTGTAACTTACTATGGTCCTCAAAATTGGAACTTGATAGCTGAACATCTTGAAGGAAGATCAG GGAAGAGTTGTAGATTAAGATGGTTCAACCAGCTTGATCCAAGAATTAACAAGAGGAATTTTACGGAGGAAGAAGAGGAAATGCTGTTAGTTGCACATAGGCTGCATGGTAACAAATGGGCGAGGATTGCTAGGCTTTTCGATGGTAGAACCGATAATGCATTGAAGAACCATTGGCATGTGATCACGGCTAGGAAACATAGAGAGAAATCAGGCGTTTATAAAAGGAAAAAGCCTTCTTCTTATGCCTCTCGAGCCCTCCCTAAAGGCTTGGGTTTGACGATTGTAAACAGTGCTTGCAGCGCCAGTGATCAATCAACCATTTCTAGCAATATTTATCAATCAGCTAAAGTTTCCTCACCAGTTCACCAAATGGACGTGTCCAGAAGAT GTTCATTGTTTGAGAATGTTGCGACCAGGGGAATTGGCTACGTGGTATACCAACAAGGGTTGATGGAAGCGGTTACGAGTGTGAACCGATCTGCTACCTCATTGGATTCGAACTCGGAAGTATCAGCAGCTGAGTCGGTGGGCACAAATTGGACCAGCCATTTCATTTCTGGTGAAAGTtgtggaaatggaaatgaaaagatACCCTTCATTGATTTCCTTGGTGTTGGAAGAGCTTCTTAA